The Hippopotamus amphibius kiboko isolate mHipAmp2 chromosome 3, mHipAmp2.hap2, whole genome shotgun sequence genomic interval AGGGGCTTATTCAGGCAAGAGTAACAATTGTTCTGTAAGACCTCAGCTCCTGCCTCGTTTATAAAAGAAGGACCACTCATTCCTAAGAAATTCTACTATGCCTCCCATTTTTTTTTGGACAGGCAAAAATGCCCACATGCTGTGTTTCATGTATGATGACTCTGCAAGCAAAGGGCGCCCTGGCGGAGTGTGGGGGTGCAGCAGAAGGTAACAGAGACAGTCTGCAGctttctgctcttcctcccaCTCAGTCTCCGAAAAAGTTAGTTCCAAAGCATCTCTGAGGAGAAAGCACTAAAAGACCCTTGAGGGATTTTGGAAAACTAGCAACCACAAACTACGGCCAAAAGATCGTCTTTCTCAGCTGCAGGCCACTAGTGCAGCCTGGCCTCTGCTGGGCTCTGCAGCAGAGCTCTTTCTTGGGGGTGTCATTTCAAGATATTTTCAAGTCTGGACAGAGTGAGGTGGCTAGCATCGTAAGGCTCACATCTGGGCTTTTCCCCCATGGAAGCACACCTCGCTAATGACTACAGCCTGCTCTAACTGCTTCTGTACCACCTCATGCTTTCTGCCAAGCTTGTGCTTGAGTTAGACAGCATCTATTTCATTATCTTCATCCCTGGTTCAGGGTCTTCTTGTCTCTCTTTGCCTGTTTCAAACTctcgaaaacaaacaaaacaacaacaacaaaacccaaacaaacagaaCCCCAAAGCTTTTCCTGAAGCCAGTGAAAGTTGAAGCAAACTGTCTCTGGGGTCTGATCAAACCCAGGAATGTGCTCTAGCACAACCATGAGAGAGCCTGCTAAAGGCTCTTCTGAAAGAGTCTGATTCcttgggaaaagggaaaaaagaaaacattcattttctcCCAGTTACACATGTATGAATGCTGTCTTTAAAATGTAGGTGAAATTTCATTAATATGAAGTTGCATTTTCACAGGGAAAGAAACTGTGTGACTCATTTTAGAAGTTATTTATCAAATTAGAAAAAGCACAGAgcagattttgaaaaatgtaaaccTTTATTCTGAAGGGGGAAATGACTCTTTGGAGGAATGTAGTATGTAATGTTGGTGCccattgtgaaaaataaaaacaaaagcaacacatGTAAAACTGCCCTTAACTCCCCTAtggcaaacaaaatgaaacttttcCAATTAGGAGTCCTAGGAATGTACATAAAATGTTACTAACCTGTATCGGTTGGTCTGTGGTATATGTTGGACAAATGTTTGAAATATGCCAAACATTTGCAATAAATTATAAATCTAACCAATAAGATGATTGCAGACTCACGGTGCCTGCCAGGAAAGATTGCTAAGcaactttgcattttctttaactAACGATGGCTGTAGGAAAACAATTAGAGATGGAAAGGGAGGTGCTGCTGGAGCCCTGAAAGGGATTAGGAAGTCCCCTTGCCATCCCGGGGGTACCTAAATCAGCCCAGACACATTGTATACGTTTTCCTTTCAAGAAGAATATCAAGAGCCCATGAGGTTTTCATTGCTTTGATGGTTTTTTTGCACAGGAACTCCCCCTCTGTTTTCTGAAAAACTTGGGAACCTCTCTTTTGCACAATTTTTTCCAGTTAATTAAAACCACTCCTAAGATAAAAGCTGATTAGTGAGAGAAAAATGCTTCCTGGAGACTCCTTTTGTGCCCTCTTTCTTGGACACCTGAGCGGTTACAACCAGTGCTCAGTTTTCAACACGAACAAGCCAGtcctgcttttattttcaaagccTAAATCGGCAAAGAACAGAGAGCGCCTGAAAAGACTGCACATTTTAGCGATCGTGCCTGTAGGGAATGTCCCTGTGCCTAGAATCCTGCCCAGTGGTAACAACGTGCTGCTTGAGGTTCAGGCCACAGTGCTCTGGCCAGGGTGCTCGCCGCCAACTCCTCCACGCAGGACCGCTTCCAACACTCTCAGTTGCGGCCCCCGTGCTAGCATCTTTAAAAAGAATTGTACATATATCTACATGGGAAACACCTCTTTCAGTTCTACGTTTTCTCCCCGCATCCCGCCTTTTTTAACTGTCCCTAAGAAAGAGCAACTGGTATAACTCGGGAAGGGGATGAGAGacttgggtgtttttttttttggcgggagGGGGCGTATATCTCAGAGTTGTCACGGTGACACAGCAGGGCAAGGAGAGTGCCCCGCCTGGACTGGCATCCGCGGCGGGTAAGCACTGGGATGTGGGGCGGGGCCGCGAGAATACTCCCGGAAAGTCTTAGCGgagctgggcgggggggggggggggggatggggctGTAATAAGGAGGAGGGCTTACCTTCCTCGGTGGCCGGCAGGAGGTGGTCGCTGCTAGCCAGGGGGATGCAGAGGTCGTTGTCTTGGGGGAAACGGTCGCACTCGAGCATGTCTGGCCAGGGGAAGCCGAAGGCGGACATGACCGGAGCGCAGCGGTCCTTCACCTGCACGCAGAGCGAGTGGCACGGCTGGATGGTCTCGTCCAGGTCGTCGAGGCAGACGGGGGCGAAGAGCGAGCACAGGAACTTCTTGGTGTCCGGGTGGCACTGCTTCATGACCAGCGGGATCCAGGCGCCCGCCTGCTCCAGCACCTCCTTCATGGTCTCGTGGCCCAGCAGGTTGGGCAGCCGCATGTTCTGGTACTCTATGCCGTGGCACAGCTGCAGGTTGGCCGGGATGGGCTTGCAGTTGCTGCGCTTGTAAGAGAAGTCAGGCTGGCCGAAGAAGAGCCCGCGCGCGGAGCCCAAGCAGCAGTGCGAGGCGAGGACGAGCAGCAGCAGCGAGCCGGGGCCCTGCGGCATCGTGGGCGCGCGACCCCCGGGGGGCGGAGGGAGCCGAGCCGAGGAAGCGCGAGGCGGCCGGGGCCCGAGCTCCTTCCCGGGCCCGCTCGCTGCGCTCGGCGCGGCTCGGGGGCCTGGAAAGCGCGCGGTGGGAGCTCGGAGACGCGGGGCGCGCGGAGGGCTGCGCGGGCGAGGTGCTCTGCGCTCGGCTCCGCGCTGCAAGCCCGCGCGCAGCTCCAGGGGGCTCCGACCCGGGGGGAGCAGAGTGAGCCGCGGCTGGGGCCGGGCCAGAGTTTTCTTGGCCTTTTTTATGCAAatctggaggtggggggagcaAGGGAGGAGCCAGTGGAGAGTAATCCGAGGAGGGTTTGGTCACTGCTCTCTGGGTTTGGTTTTGCGTTGAGAATGCCCCTCACGCGCTCCCTGGAAAGAAATTCTGGCTGCGCCCCACCGACCTTcgttccccccgccccctccccctagGATGCTGCCAAGCGCGCGCTCTAGGActgcaacaaacaaacaaacaaacaaacagaccagCCTGGCAGCTGCGCCCCAACAGTGAGCGTGCGGAGCGCGGGCGGTGGGAGATGGGGGGCCTTGTCTCCCGGTCCGGGAGGGAACGCGCTCCGCCTCCGCGAGGCccggtggggtgggggtctgtTTGACCCCCGCAAAATGTTTCTGCTCAGGCCCCGGGGCTGCGGGCGGTACTGCGTTCTCAGCAGCCGCGAGCCAGCAGCCGGCCGGCTCTTTGTGCCCCTGGCCCGCGCCCGGGACCTGCCCCCCCAAGGCCGCCTTGGCGAGGGTGCTCTCCTCTTGGATCCCCAGCCACGGTGTCCAGCCTGGCCCAGCCCGTACGGTGTGCTCCCGCCTGCCCTTTCAATAATCAGAATTTATATAAATACGAGCAAAATTTatacatgaaaaaggaaatatcaataaaacGTTGGGGGTGTGGTTGGGGTAAGTCTAGAAAATTTTGCCATTGTGGAAGCGCCTCTACAGAGTCTGGTCAGAAGCACACACGACTGCCCACCATTTCCCGGTTTGGAAGAAGAGACCTGCCATCCCTTCCTGAACGAACAGGATGACTCAAGGCTCGAAGGCACCACGCGCTAACCCACTCAGGCCCTGGCGGCGGGCGCTCAGGAGTACACGCCCTCAGGGCACGGTTTGGAAAGGCGGGTGCCGGGCACAAGGGACGGGTAGAAAGTGCGCCAGGTGGGAAGGCTGAAGGGTagggggcagaggaagaagcCCTGCCTAGACACCACGAAGCCTGGGCAGGGGCGGCTCCTTCATCCTACACATGCCTGCGGGTGCCGTGCTGGGCGCGGGTGTACGGAGGCGAACAAACAGGCGGCCTGTGCGTTCGCGGAGCTGGGGATCTGGAGTCCCTGGAGGCTTCCAAACAGTAAGTTCACAGCTGTAAACCGGGACTAGGATGCCAGCAGGAGGaagatgtgtgtgggggggcctCCTTTCTCCTAATCGCTCCAAGTTTCCCCTTGTGGCCGATCGTCTCCGCCCCCTCATCCCCCCTGGCAGGTTGGCGGTGCAGCTCCAAAGAGAGAATCCCCGAGTGCCAGCCGCCAAAGTTCTTTCATATGGAAGGTGGGCGCATTGTTATTACTTCCCGGCCACTTAGAGCCATCAGTGGGCTCCGTCCGCAGCTTCTCTATTTCCCTCCTTCC includes:
- the SFRP2 gene encoding secreted frizzled-related protein 2, whose translation is MPQGPGSLLLLVLASHCCLGSARGLFFGQPDFSYKRSNCKPIPANLQLCHGIEYQNMRLPNLLGHETMKEVLEQAGAWIPLVMKQCHPDTKKFLCSLFAPVCLDDLDETIQPCHSLCVQVKDRCAPVMSAFGFPWPDMLECDRFPQDNDLCIPLASSDHLLPATEEAPKVCEACKTKNEDDNDIMETLCKNDFALKIKVKEITYINRDTKIILETKSKTIYKLNGVSERDLKKSVLWLKDSLQCTCEEMNDINAPYLVMGQKLGGELVITSVKRWQKGQREFKRISRSIRKLQC